A region of Streptomyces sp. NBC_01788 DNA encodes the following proteins:
- a CDS encoding pyridoxine/pyridoxamine 5'-phosphate oxidase, with the protein MEPDLHELLTSLRVWDPELTELPALDPAAAPAAPLPLFARWLAEAAAAGQPEPHTMSLATADEEGRPDVRIVMLHGADAEGWSFATHAGSRKGRQLAASPHAALAFYWPVLGRQVRVRGPVTLAPPEEAQADLHARSTGALAAALTGRQSEVLDSLDELARASESAWERAAGAPDTEVPSWTLYRLRPTEAEFFQGDARRRHVRLRYRRTPDGWARELLWP; encoded by the coding sequence ATGGAACCGGATCTTCACGAGCTGCTGACGTCACTTCGCGTCTGGGACCCGGAGCTCACCGAACTGCCCGCCCTCGACCCCGCGGCGGCACCCGCCGCCCCGCTGCCCCTCTTCGCGCGGTGGCTGGCGGAGGCGGCGGCGGCCGGGCAGCCCGAGCCGCACACGATGTCGCTGGCGACGGCGGACGAGGAGGGCCGGCCCGACGTCCGCATCGTGATGCTGCACGGCGCGGACGCCGAGGGCTGGTCCTTCGCCACCCACGCCGGCAGCCGCAAGGGCCGCCAGCTCGCCGCGAGTCCGCATGCCGCCCTCGCCTTCTACTGGCCGGTCCTGGGCCGCCAGGTCCGCGTCCGGGGCCCGGTCACTCTCGCCCCGCCCGAGGAGGCGCAGGCGGACCTGCACGCCCGCTCGACGGGCGCCCTGGCCGCCGCCCTCACCGGTCGGCAGAGCGAGGTCCTGGACTCCCTGGACGAGCTGGCCCGGGCCTCGGAGTCGGCCTGGGAGCGGGCCGCCGGCGCCCCGGACACCGAGGTCCCCTCCTGGACCCTCTACCGCCTCCGGCCCACCGAGGCCGAGTTCTTCCAGGGCGACGCCCGGCGCCGCCACGTGCGGCTGCGTTACCGCCGTACGCCGGACGGCTGGGCGCGCGAACTGCTGTGGCCCTGA